In a genomic window of Variovorax paradoxus:
- the phaC gene encoding class I poly(R)-hydroxyalkanoic acid synthase encodes MTKATGADAFEPFQQALTQGWRKALESFQQPTGQGAWTGNGKPLWQMPEMPGIPGMPPLGTMPELPKFSIDPAALQAIQQQYLAEATALWGQGFGAKPEGDRRFAGEAWSGNPLSAFSAAIYLLNGRTLLKMAEAIDADEKTKARLRFAVEQWMAASSPSNSLAFNAEAQKKAIDTQGESIAKGIQNLLHDVRQGHLSMTDESAFEVGRNVATTEGAVVFENAFFQLLEYKPLTAKVYERPFLLVPPCINKFYILDLQPENSLIRYANEQGHRVFVVSWRNPDESLAQATWDDYIEQAAIEAIHRVQEISGSPQINTLGFCVGGTILSTALAVLAARGEEPAASVTLLTTFLDFSDTGILDIFVDEPMVQYREMQLGKGGLLPGGDLASTFSFLRPNDLVWNYVVGNYLKGETPPPFDLLYWNSDATNLPGPFYAWYLRNTYHENKLAEPDALTVCGEKIDLRRIDIPAYIYGSREDHIVPIGGAYASTQILPGKKRFVMGASGHIAGVINPPAKNKRSHWIRADGKLPKTQAEWLAGAQEHPGSWWTDWSQWLKGHAGKQIPAPKTYGKGKAYQAIEPAPGRYVKARA; translated from the coding sequence ATGACGAAAGCAACGGGGGCCGACGCGTTCGAACCCTTTCAACAGGCGCTCACCCAGGGGTGGCGCAAGGCGCTGGAGTCCTTCCAGCAGCCGACCGGGCAGGGCGCCTGGACCGGCAATGGCAAGCCCCTATGGCAGATGCCCGAAATGCCCGGCATCCCCGGCATGCCCCCCCTGGGCACGATGCCGGAATTGCCCAAGTTCTCGATCGATCCCGCGGCACTGCAGGCCATCCAGCAGCAGTACCTCGCGGAAGCCACCGCGCTCTGGGGCCAGGGCTTCGGCGCCAAGCCCGAGGGCGACCGACGCTTCGCCGGCGAGGCCTGGAGCGGCAACCCGCTGTCGGCCTTCTCGGCCGCGATCTACCTGCTCAACGGCCGCACGCTGCTGAAGATGGCCGAGGCCATCGATGCCGACGAGAAGACCAAGGCGCGGCTGCGCTTCGCGGTCGAGCAGTGGATGGCCGCTTCTTCGCCGAGCAATTCGCTGGCCTTCAATGCCGAGGCGCAGAAGAAGGCGATCGACACCCAGGGCGAGAGCATCGCCAAGGGCATTCAGAACCTGCTGCACGACGTGCGCCAGGGCCACCTGAGCATGACCGACGAGAGCGCCTTCGAAGTGGGGCGCAACGTCGCCACCACCGAGGGCGCGGTGGTGTTCGAGAACGCGTTCTTCCAGCTGCTCGAATACAAGCCCCTGACCGCCAAGGTCTACGAGCGCCCGTTCCTGCTGGTGCCGCCGTGCATCAACAAGTTCTACATCCTCGACCTGCAGCCCGAGAACTCGCTGATCCGCTATGCCAACGAGCAGGGTCACCGCGTGTTCGTGGTGAGCTGGCGCAATCCCGACGAATCGCTCGCGCAGGCGACCTGGGACGACTACATCGAGCAGGCCGCGATCGAGGCCATCCACCGCGTGCAGGAGATCAGCGGCAGCCCGCAGATCAACACGCTGGGCTTCTGCGTCGGCGGCACCATCCTGTCGACCGCGCTCGCGGTGCTGGCCGCGCGCGGCGAGGAACCGGCCGCCTCGGTCACGCTGCTGACCACCTTCCTCGACTTCAGCGACACCGGCATCCTCGACATCTTCGTCGACGAGCCCATGGTGCAGTACCGCGAGATGCAGCTCGGCAAGGGCGGCCTGCTGCCCGGCGGCGACCTGGCTTCCACCTTCAGCTTCCTGCGTCCCAACGACCTGGTCTGGAACTACGTGGTGGGCAACTACCTCAAGGGCGAGACCCCGCCGCCCTTCGACCTGCTCTACTGGAACAGCGACGCCACCAACCTGCCGGGCCCGTTCTACGCCTGGTACCTGCGCAACACGTACCACGAGAACAAGCTGGCCGAGCCCGACGCGCTCACGGTCTGCGGCGAGAAGATCGACCTGCGCCGCATCGACATCCCGGCCTATATCTACGGCTCGCGCGAGGACCACATCGTGCCGATCGGCGGCGCCTACGCCTCGACCCAGATCCTGCCGGGCAAGAAGCGCTTCGTGATGGGCGCCTCGGGCCACATCGCGGGCGTGATCAACCCGCCGGCCAAGAACAAGCGCAGCCACTGGATCCGCGCCGATGGCAAGCTGCCGAAGACGCAGGCCGAATGGCTGGCCGGCGCGCAGGAGCATCCGGGCAGCTGGTGGACCGACTGGTCCCAGTGGCTCAAGGGCCACGCGGGCAAGCAGATCCCCGCGCCCAAGACCTACGGCAAGGGCAAGGCCTACCAGGCCATCGAGCCCGCGCCAGGCCGCTACGTCAAGGCCCGGGCCTGA